The Branchiostoma lanceolatum isolate klBraLanc5 chromosome 3, klBraLanc5.hap2, whole genome shotgun sequence DNA segment AATATCAGCATATGTATTATAATCTTGTTCATCCTCTTCCAACAATATGAGATTCTCATAATATGCATTTCGAAGCACCCAAGCAGAAGACCTTTAAGACACAAGTCTCTATATCTTTGAATCAATCAAGCATGTCTTGTGACACTTGTTAAGGTGAGTTACACTGTAGTAGGTCAGTAGGACTAGTGAACACAGTATACTTCacaatgattaacataatggaCATACATGGAACAGTGCATGTGATTGGATGACATAATTCATTTGACACAAGATCTGTTATTGGATAACAACTACTACACCAGAAGTGACAAGTGCAGTGATTGGCTAACAAGACAATCTTGACATACACTGTAACAAGTGCTGGATACCATAATAAACTTGTGAGGTTAATACATATAACAAGAATAGCTATAATTGGACAATACTTGACATCAGATGTAATAAGTAATGTAGAAGGTGTTATATATTGTGCTTTTTGCctgatacaaaatatatgtgaataaaataaataaaataataagTAATGTGACTAAATGAGTGGACAACCTTGTTATCAATAACAACGGTGATTGGTTAAGACTGACAGGTATATGTAGGTAGCAACATACAATAAATCTGATACATTTTGCAGTGTGGTTATGTACTTCACTGTTTCATGGGTGTGATACTGGGGTTTCTCCAGCTGTAAATTTCTTTCTGTCCCTCTCATTGTTTTAGAGCCGATGTCATTAATTTTCGAAGTTAAATCTGTAATTTGAAAAGTACAAATTtcctcaatttcatgtcatgaagttcagattctcTGGACAGACAGTGTGATATTTTTGTCTGTCCTGATATTCAAATGTCTGTCCCGTGAAGAAAGTACGGGTCCTGGGGACAACCCTGGTGTGATGATCAACAGAGGTGCAGACGATTTTATAACAGCTTTTACACTACTCTGCTTGACCGTGCATGTTTAGTACCAGTGGCCACAGGTCAGTTACCTTCACCACCGGCATAATGTCCTTCCCATCTTGGCTGCACAGTTGAAGTGTCTGGAACTCTTTGTTGTCGATTGGACAGGTGTTCTTCCTCTGTGGAACACAGCAGGAAAggacaaaatgaaattcatgttCACACAGCATgaaaccccctggacagagtCGCTTGGAAGTGCAGTGTGAAGACTtaagccgactgctgcccatccgtgtcagggaccccagcagcagtataataaAATAATGGATACTTGTACagtagtactactagtactaatactactactacacaGACAAGTAGCAGATCAAATCTATATTGCACCTTTATCAATGACCCCACATTCCTAACCTGGTAGAGCACAAGAAGAACAGTACTGACAGAGGCTTGTTTTGAACGTTGAAGATAGTAATATCTAAACCGAAGAGGGAGTGAGTGAGGCAGCCTTTCCTATCAGTTGATAAAAAAACTCACAATGACAAATTTGACTTGCATTACTTTCCAATTAGTAAAAAAAGGGATTATGATTCTTGGTGGCAAATATGCAGATtttggcacattggcgcaccaaatccagGAATgctttttggcacacttttagacatatCAGTCGAGAGGCacagtgggcgtcactccaccgtcgtGGTAGGAATATcgtgtaaagtgactttcctaagggtacaacatcggggcatggtgagtatcaaaCCCCGGACCTACTGGATCTGAGCCCAATGCTCTACCGGTTACGCCACACCGATGCCACATTTCCCATTAGTTCTTACAAATAATGTCTATGTTTACAAAGAAGACTTAGGAAGAGTCTTTATTTCATTGTTGGTCAGCGGTTGAACATACCTGTTGCCAGGTCTGCAGACATTGGAGACAGAAGACATGTCGGCAGACGTCAGGATGTGCCAGCTGCTGGGTCGTCAGCTCAGACAGGCAGATGGGACAACAGTCAGGCTCCACTGCTGTGAGGTTGGGAAATAAACACATTGAAACATTGCTATAGAGACCCAGGGGCACAATAGACTTTCTGCTACTTACGATTCACTACTCACTGAGTCacatgtcctatctgcataacgtgacatcacagaagcggTGGATTAGTgtactcattccttgacaaagactggagttggtcaGTGCAAAAGTAAGGTACATAAAATTTTATGtcttggaaattacagttcaactttaaaTAAGAATTGCTACATTGGTAGTAATCCAAACAACTTCCTATGCACTCAGATCCATCCGTTTAGATGGCTTTCCAACAAGTATGCTTTAGAAATGGAGAAGTCATGATaactacacacagacacacaaaatcCCATTGAAAGTGACTGGTGCTGTATAAACTTGtcaggaagaaaaaaaaggcattttgcAATACAAAAAATGCTGGGATAGTTGATGCTTACATGACTGAAATATTTACTGTATTTACCTATCTTCTGTTTCTTGGTTGTTCCTGTTGTGGTAGGACGTTCAACCTGCTTCTTGGCTGTTTCAACTGTTGTAGGCTTTTTAGTCCCCTTCTTGGCTACAGTTGCTTTTGCTCTTGCCTGTCTGTCTGCACCACCGAATGCCTGGTTGGCTGTCCTCTTCTTCCCTTTAGCTTGAGTTGTTGCTACACTGGCTGATGCTGTGCTCTTTCTCCCACCAGATCGTGCTGTTCCTCCCTTGTTTGCTGTTCCCCTACCAGCTTTCCTAGCTGTCTTCCTCTCAGCTGGCCGAGCTGTCCCTCTATGTGGCACTGCTTTTCTCTTGTTATCTTGTTTACCATGATATGGCCCAGATGATTTTGGTGGCCTTGAGGAAGTTGGGTTTCTGCCTTGTGCTGTACCAGGTCTCTGCCTCATTTCTGTTCCTTTACTAGTACCTGGCTGTACGGCAGAATTGTTTCCACTTACAGATGCCAGCTCTCTGCTGTTCTTCTTCCCTTGTGCTGCTTTGGCTCTTGGTTGTAGCTGTACAGATGGCTCTGTTAGACTACTTGCAGCCAGTGCACGACTACCCCGCAAATGTGAGCTCGACCTGGTCTGTATCGGCGAGCGTACGTTGGGCGCTCTCCTCGCGGCTCTATCCGCATGTTGCACACTTGTCGGGTTTGCTATACCTCTCACTCTAGTCCCACTGCTTCCGCCATTCTGTGAGGCATTGTGTGGATGTTGTGGATGCCTACCACTGCTCCTCGTATTGTGATGATGTGTGCCATGTTGCTGACTTCTGCTGGCAGTTGACGTGCTGTGCCCAGCATCTTGATCAGCCTCCCTCCTACCGTTGCCACGGCGATCTCCAGCCTGGCTGGCCACCGCCTCTGCTGCCCTCTCTCTGCTGTCGCTCCTGCCCTGAGCAGCAGAGGGCGGCTGTCTCGGTGCGTTCCTTCTCCCGCTCCTCGTGTGTACAGGACTGGTCCTCCAGTAACCGCCCCTCCCTCTTCTGTCATCGCTACCTTGGGCGGCAGAGACTGGATGTTTTGGTACATCCCTTACACCACTAAAATGACCAGCCTTTACCCTCTGTTGAACTCTTTCTCCTTCGTTTTGCTCTTCATAGAACCCCCTCCTCATTGCTTGTGCAGGAAACCCTGTTGTCCATTCAGCATTATGGTAGGATCTCGCTGAGTGTGATGGTTGGGATCTAGTGCCACCTTTCCTGTTGCCGGTGTTGcttgtatgactatgagtatgAGTGACATGATGTggatgatattgtttttgtccaTTTTGCTTTCTGTGCTGCTTTGTTTTTGGCATCTTGCTTTCAAGGAAGCTGAATTGTACAGTCGTTCTCTGTGATGATGTTTTCCATGAAATTATTTTAcctgtaacaaaacaaaaagagatACATTTTAAGTCTACAGTCTCTCAAGGGGTTTTGTTACCGCATAAAGAAACAAATAGGAAGAGTGATCTTTTTCTGCTGGCTAAATACATCTGGTTTCAATTAGGACTTCCCATGATAAATAAGTGTCCAGAGCAAAGGGAaagatataacctccttgttatgtaCTATATGACCCATCATCATCACATTCCAATTTCTCAGCTTTAGTCCAAGCAGTCTAGTTTTACAGCAAACCTAACGAGTAAAATGTACTGCACTTCGGGAGAAAGTAAGAGGTGCGCAGTACCGTATGGGGACGACTTGAGGGAAATAATTAACTCCAAAAATGGACGATACACAAATTCTAAACATGCGGGCTTCAGAAGACACTTTTCACAATTCACGTTTATCGGAACTACTGGTACATTGTTCCAAatcagtaaacaaacaaaatgcagaCATTAACGTCCATAAAAGATAGATACTCACGAGATATCTTAGGAAGGAACCCCCAAGCCAGGGAGCTGTCGACTAGAGAAAATGTGACGAAAAGATTTCATGCTGAGAAAAATTGGCGCGAAATCACATAACCTTTGACATTAGGACTGGTCCAAATGGAGCCTTCTTTCTTATTCGACCAGCCAAACGGTAAAAGTCCAATTGAAAAATACAAAGCACTATTATGTTATGTCTTAAATTAATGTGTCTCTATTGAATGagttttttttgctgttatgttatattttcttaATGATGTATAAGATATTTCCCCTGTGACATAATAGAAAGATCCAAAAAAGATTTCGTGCCGTGTGCAAAGCTTAGGTGCATTTCGGGAAGAAAGCGAGACGTGTGCATCAACCAAcgctgggccgccatctttggcTTGGTAAGTAAAATTACGAAAATTCAATTCTAGCAAACTCCAGTACTATGCAGAAAATCCACATTTTAGATGAATTTGGATACTACTGGTAGCTTTGATATATCCTACAGCACATTATTTTCTCGAAGTATGTAGGTAATTTTTGTGGATTGCTGCGATGTTTACCCGATTGTGTTCCTTGTTCATGACGCCAAAAGCTAACCATCCTCATGGCAGGGACCTGGCCGTTTAGTTACCCAAAACGAAAGTCGACATAGATTTACGGGGTTCCATGTCTTTCTCAGATTGCACTTAAGTGCTTGAAGCACTATATACGAGATGCACGATAGAGTAAACTAGATCTGCTATTTTTGCTTGGcgtgttttgtctgtttgttgtgaatcttgcccccctcccccctcattGTTGTCACGCGATCATATCAATTACTGCGGTTTGCGAGCTAGGATTATAGACAAGGCGTGTCAGGGCCGCTCCGCTTGTAACGTCAGTTCACTGACCCCGCGTACCACGTGTTCGGGAAATTGTGTGAAAGTGTGTTCACTGTTTAGGGCTGAGAAAAGAATTATGTGCTCTATATCTGTGTTGTTTCCTGGTACGTGTGTTCAGACCATGCACCTgactgcataaattatgcagttTGACAGCAATATAATTGTTCTGTTCTGTTGGGACAATGTTATCTTAtgctacaatttttttctttcaatgacTGCAGCTGTattctgttactgtaaatgaatttatgTTCGTGTGGCTTTTATTTcgtggttgttttaagttcgctttaaacaaaatagtaccatggttttaagtttgcgctgaagaggTCTGCCAcgaacatttcttcattgaCAGTACTCTACTTTAAACCACATTTTGGCATTGGTGCCACAGGTTTGTTGAGTTTTAcatggaaaatgtacatttatatttcTGACTTTTGCTCCAGATCATCATGTCGAGGTATGGGAGAGATCCGCGGGACCAGTGTCCCCTGGACTGCAAGGTCTACGTGGGGGACCTCGGCACACGTGGCAACGAGCGGGAGCTTAGAGACATCTTCAGCTACTACGGCCCCTTGAGAAACGTCTGGGTGGCTCGCAACCCACCAGGCTTTGCGTTTGTTGAGTTCGAGGACCCCCGTGATGCTAAGGATGCCGTCAAGCACCTGGACAGAAGGTTAAGAAATTGCAGATGATTTCACATGACATGGGTATGATTTAaagtactctccaaacagaggttggaGAGCAGTTGGTGGTGGTAAGAGCATCCCAAAAAAACTGGACGTATGATAAAAAGTTCACAAtcatccccaccaacctctgcttggagagtaatttaaACACTCTTTAGATGAGACTCAATCATTCACCAACATGTACTGACACCTTCTGTCATGTAGCAAGAGATAGGCTGCATTGAATGTTAAGCAGTCAGGCAAATTTACTTGCCAGATGTTGATAAGCGCTATTCGAGCGTGTGTAACTTGTCAACgatgaaggcccccgagacatcagcaaaacatgtctggacattgttatgcaaatcgagacaatgtccaGACAAAACTTAACAAGCTAGGGGCGTTCGCCTTTGATACTTCACATGTGTACTCGAATCTACAAAAGCGCTTGTTCTTGTTCAGCTTCTAGTAATGGTTAAAGGAGACACAAGCTGAGGTCAAATGGATGTCAGACTATAGCTTTGCCCCTAAAATGTGACAAGTGTTATGGATGCTTCAGTTGGCTTCTGGAGATTTTTGCGGCGATGATAGTGTAACacatgtttttccttctaccTCCAGAGAGATCTGTGGAGCACCAGCCCGTGTTGAGATGTCCACAGGTTAGTATGTTGTTCATGATAATGTTGTGTGTCTTTTTGTTCATTTATGATAGCTTGATGTGTATTTGAACTTTCGGTGTTCTGAATTTTCAATGACTTACACTAAGATTACCAATGGTTTATAGTAGTTCTTTGTTCTCTCTTTTATGTGTCGATCATCACTCTGACAAAACCTTCACAACTGCAGCTCGTCAAGGTTAGTGgaagtttctattttttttcatttgtgttAAGTCTGTTAAATGCCTGTGACCTGGGTTTGCCAGTAGCTAAATCTCATTGTTTTATTATTATGGTTATATTTAAAACTTCTGCTGGACAGTTCCCTCactgtattgttatttttcttttaaaaatgcaataaaaaaagaaaatatatgaTTGTGTGATTTTCCCAACTTGTGCATGGAACCTAGGATGCGCAAGTGTGCTGCTGGATGTAAAACAATGTTGAATATGTTCTGAAATAAAAATGAGCCTTGAAGCAGTCTTCTTGGCAACTAGAAAATTGTTTTTGTGTCTCTGACAGCCAGATTTggcatgttttttatttatttttatttatgtATTGGAATTCACCATACTTGTGGAAGGATTGAAATGACAGGTGACTGTCACCGTTTCAAGATGCTTTGTATTTTTGCCCAACTTGTTTCCATTTTCCCCCCTTATGTGATGCCCCCTTACTGACATCACATCACCTTCCACATTGGACGAACACACACGGTTGCAGCAAGGGAAGGTGTGCATAACTTTGAATGAATTACAAAACAATGTTCGATGTGCCCTGAAATAACAAATGAGCCCTGAAGCAGTCTTCTTGGCAACTAGAAAATTGTGTGTGTCTCCTGATGGCCAGATTTGGCGAGTTTTGTATTTTGCCCAACTTGTTTCCATTTTTCCTCTATGTGATGCCCCCATACCGACATCACCTTGACTTTGGACAAACACACACGATTGCAGCAAGGGAAGGTGTGAAAAACTTATCATTACTACACACCCACCCTTAATGCACAGTGCACTAGGGCTATCACAGACTGTGCCAACATATTATGGACTCTGTTATTAAGCCACATGAACAGGGCAGTCTTCAGAACTGAGAGATTGTTGTCTGCTCCTGAAAGGCTATTCTTTTATTGTatgtaatgaaatgtttttaataAATCATTGAATACATATCTGGTGCTCTGTAACTTTTATGTTGAAAACATAGATTTGAAGCTAAAGGATGTCAAGATTAAAGCCTTTGTTAATGATATACTGAGGAATTGATACCTGGGAATCTATGGGATTTCCTACTCTCTATCTGACCTCGATTGAATGCCTCAAAGTCCCACAAAAGCCAGACATTGACGAACTGatatttcattgttgaattttaTTGAAAAGTTAAGAGATTGATCTATTTTGCTTAACTTTTATTTCTTTCCCCTCTTATGTGATGACCGTAAATTGACAACATATAAACTTGGGACTACAGCAAGAGAAGGTGTGTATACATACTATGTGcttttttctaatgatatttCATTTGAACAGGTAGTTCGACTCCTGTTGTAAATGGACTATCTAGAATAAGAACGACTTTGTATTCCTTGTTGGATTTCAAAATCTATGCATGCAGTGTTTATAAAACTTGACAAGGTGGTAAGTTACACAACCAGAAATGAGTGTCAAGCTAGTATTACTGTGTTGGCCATGGAACAAGCTGTTACTTGCATGATATTTAAAAGATAGTTGATAGTACTTtataggtttttttttttttttatctccataCTGATACACAGTGGAGGTATTCAAGGATAAATGCCACAGTCATGTTTATACTGAGTGTTTATTTAATTCTTTCCAGGAATGGGAGGAGGTGGTCGCCGCTCGCGATATGGCCCGCCGCCACCATACTACCGCCGCCCTTTCGACCCGCTAGACCGATGCTATGAATGTGGCGAGCGTGGGCACTACGCCCGGGACTGCTACCGCTACCGCCGCCGGTAATGACACGTTTCCTACTCTTCCGCAACCTACCGTTTACTAACGTAGCCATATATTTCCTCGGCTATTTTCAGAAGCTTACTTTGTGCTCCTTACCGTAAATTGTTCTCCCCCCTTCATGTACAGTATAGACATTTCCCGTCTTAAGTGTGTTTGGTGAACATGTAAGTAGACTCCACTCTGCATGGCTTACAGACAGTCTGGGCCTAATCTTGTTTCCTGTTTTGGCTAACTGTATATTTTTGCTGCTGGCAGAAGAGAGTGAGTATATTGAACGaccaggccatgttgatttgttacCTCATGTTTTACATACTGGTAAAGTGCTTTTCTGTAGGACTTCCATCCCACCTTCTAGAATGTTCTTGTTGGCCCTTGTTGACATAACCCCTGGTGATATGGATAAACACTGCTTTGTGTAAACCGTGATATTCAAGTAAATGTAGCAAAAAGACAATCTATCCATCGCTTTCTTTATTGTGTTTCCCAAAAAGTTAGTATTGTACCAACTGTTATATTGACTATTGTGGCATGAGAACATTCTAGGTATGGCCATGGTTGCCTTACTTCTGTATGCGCATCTCTTATTGcacatgaaatatttttcttttctgcatACTTATTATACTTATTCTGTGCCACTTGGTGTAAAACTTGCAGGCGGTTTTCCTCCTTGAGTCAGTTCTCCACACGCACCACATGAGTCGTTGAAAGTTCTCCATGTACCTTCTGTGGGCGCCAGGCGTGCGACACGCTCCCTGATCGGCACTCGCCAATCAGCGTAGTCTACATCATGTGATCGGCGCTGAGCCAATCAGCATACAGTTGTCGCCACGCTCATGATCAGCTAGCCAATCCCAGCATGTGTTCTCCTCCCACACATCCACCAATCCGATAAAGTCGACCATCGGCCATTCAGAAAACGGCTCGCTCTCAAGTCAGTTTCGGCTCAGCCGTCGACACATTCGGCCCTTGTGTGAGAGCCCGAGTTGATCAACCTACTCACCCAGCCTACATTCTACCATACCGTTGATTATGTGTGAGATTCGTCCGACACTCTGCACTGTGCAGTGTTACGACAGTAGATTCGACTCCAGTAAACCAGGTGCCATATACTGTCTGTAGTTAAGTTTGCTGCAGTTAGGGTAGGTATGTACTGCTCCACCTCCCATCTTACACAGCGCTAAGAACTTAAACTATAGTCAGTAGctttgaaaacaattttttacTCTAAAAAAAGCAAGATCATTCaacattttctgacattttttataaattttacGAAATGCTGTTTTACGTACAATGAACgccttcttttcttccttttttcccttttttataTAAAAAGAGGAAAAGAGTATTTTTTTGCTGTGAGGATGGGAGGTGGTGATATGCTATGAAAAGATTGCTTGTCCCTGCAGTACTGAATGTTGTGGAAGTTTTGTACAGCTACAATTTACAGCGATGACAGGGAGCACTTTTGTTTGGACTTATTTGAGCCTAACTCTTGTGTGGTCCAAAGATGCTAAAGAAATCTCATTGTAATTTTGGCCTGATATACCACAAGCTTAAGCATTGTAACCAACAAGGTGTTTACCTTCACTGCATCCAATGTTATGCATTGTTGTACACAAGGGGGTTTCCTTGCTACAGTAAATACTACTCATATTAGCAAAACTTTGTCTTCCTTTTTGGAAAAATATGCTGTCCAAAAAGTTACTAGTTGCCTTTTTAAATGATCTGCATTCTTTTTCTGAATCTCTTAATTTTTAAATGATCTGCATTCTTTTTCTGAATCTCTTAATTTTCTCTTTGATTTGATGAAGAATTCTCAGGATGAATTTCAAGCATCTCCAAGCATTAAGATGTGATAAAAATGCTTGTTCCACAGCTGTACCTAACAGTTCATAACTACAACTCTTTGACCAGAAACTCTTTCTAAAAATTGTTCTCATAATATCTGTCTTCCTTGACTTGGAACTATCCACCTAAACGACTTCTTCCTTTCAATCACTGATAAAATTGTGTCATCTGGTTCTATCTTCGGTCTCCTCACTAAATCTTGTCACAAGGCCCTTTGGGGTAAGACTAGGCTACTCATAATTCTCTTCACTGTTGACACTGTTGACCAAATCTTGTTTCAATGGGTCTTACTAAACATTGCGTAGTCATGACAGCATTCAAGTTCATGCAGTGGCCAAAtgatacaaaacatgtactttACTGTGTTGATAATTAACGTCGAATTAGTTAGTGGAAATCGGTTTTATGTATAAAGACAGACGTAAATGTTGCTTTTGACTCCCTCGTAAGCTACTGCAGGTCCCATGGAAGAAGCCAGGCCCAGAAAGGTTGACAATGTCATGCGAATGTTGCACGCCACTAGCCCAGTCCAATCTGACGGTTTCTGTGTCTGTATCCTCGACAGGAGCCGTTCTCGGAGCCGCGACGGTTCTCGTAGCCGTGACCGTCGCCGCCGCACGCGTTCCCGCTCCAGGTCCCGCAGCCGCGACCGCAGGAGGAGCTACAGTCGGAGCCGGTCCCGCTCGCCCTCCCGCTCCCGCAGTCGGAGCCGCAGCAGGTCCCGCCGCAGCAGGTCCCGCAGTCACACACCACGCAGCAGGTGGGCAGTATTGTTGTGTTTCACCACATTTGTGGATAGGGTACTGCAGGGGTTTtgctagaaaaattaaacaagagggagcatacacaggcaagggagcaaAGTTATATGTTTTTATGGAAGAATTactgagggaaggctgtatgctggggattaagctaaaatctgaatttgacaagggggcgctgggctgaaacaagagggcgcagcgcccctctttcccgatttagatgaacccctggtacTTTTATTCTTGTTTATTTCACTGTGACTTTGTCTGGTTTTCATATTCACCCCTGTACCGTGAATTTGTCATCACCgttaaaaacctgttgtaattatttatgattccttcacacatccgttctgtaaatcacttgccgccacggtaaaagttcagtgaaaacgTCCAATCGATTTCTACACCATGAAAATTTTGCTACCAAAGTTCTCGCCtcaaaaaaattaatatttgaAACTTTCTATTTTTGCTATTTGATGGTATTAACAGTTGTCTtgcatttgaaatattgatgagTGCGAAACTCAAAACGTTGTGTCTGTTCCATCTACAGGTCTGGCTCCCGGCGCGAGTCCCGCTCCAGGTCCAGGACTCCGGAGAAGCGGCGTGAATCCCGTTCTGCATCACGCGGCCGCAGGTAGATAGCCCTCCCTCCTCTTTCAAACCTGTTTTTCTTTGACAGGCCTTTTTATGAATAAATGAGAGATCAAAAGGAAAGCATAGAAGGTAAAAATTTTAGGCTAGATCAGACATGGTGCACATTTAGTGTTAAATTTAGGGTATGAAAAGATGAGAAGGTCTCCAAAGAAAATTTCATCCCACTTGGaatgtgtcaggaaggacattaaggtTTGTGGCCTTACCAGcatggacccgctggacagagccgcttggaagaGCGGTGTGAAGACTGGCTGTCTGCTGCCCATCCCTGTATCAGGGACCACGGCAGCAGTacaatcaaataatggatactagtactactactagtactaccagAAGCAATGTGCAatacaatcttttttttcattccagcGCTTCTCCAGACAAGCTTAAGGAGAACGGCGTAGAAGATGTGCAGAAGGAAAACGACGACTGAAGCAAAGTTACCTCCCTCTTAGCTCCAGGACAACCCGGGCTGCAGAGAGACCCATATGAAACTGTACCACATTTCTTCTTGTAAATCTAGTGTTGATGTTAAGAGACTTGGTAAGGCTGTAAAGGAGACCTTGGTAATGATGATAGACATGAGCAGGCCTCTGAATTACAGCCACCTCTGTAGCAAAACAATGGATGGTGGACAAGTTGAGAAGATTTTGTTTTAAGAAATATAACATAAGGCATTTCCCGTCAGCTACGTAAATCCTGTAGCGGGTGTGAAAATATGTGGGGATCTGATATCTGGAGAAAGAATCGAAATTAAAATGTTTCAGCGTTAGTATTTCATAGTGATTCCATTTGAAAAGTGACACGTTTTTTTTAAGGAAGGGGAGATGTTTTAAGATAGGTGATAATACTTGAATAAGAGGGAAATGTCATCTGTAAGCGTTTTTTACCACCCCGTATGAACCTTTCGAATGGAAGAGTTTATGAAGAGTTGATTGTTGAATCCACACAAGATGGCATTGTTGAAATCCCCACCTGTTTTCAGCATCCCACAGTGTTTAGAAAGACTGAAGAAGATAGAAGTTGTGATCTCAAGACTATAGCTGTACAAGCATAGCAGGTATTGGGGGGAAATGGTGAAATAAAGCTTGGAAGTCATTTTGGCAGCATAGATGTTTTGCACTATATTcctgtacttgtacatgtaggttatggCGTTATGATATTGCCGTTTGGAGAAACGTTTCGAATTTACCTTCTAACACCGGCATACATTTCTATAGCTATTATATCTGCAGCAAAATGATGAACATCCAGTTAATTTGGTGAATCATGTAATGCTATAGAGGAAGCCAACGTTTTTTGAGCATTCATAAATTGTGTCCAGTATAGAATAGTACATTCCATTACCGGTAGTTTT contains these protein-coding regions:
- the LOC136429889 gene encoding uncharacterized protein, whose translation is MPKTKQHRKQNGQKQYHPHHVTHTHSHTSNTGNRKGGTRSQPSHSARSYHNAEWTTGFPAQAMRRGFYEEQNEGERVQQRVKAGHFSGVRDVPKHPVSAAQGSDDRRGRGGYWRTSPVHTRSGRRNAPRQPPSAAQGRSDSRERAAEAVASQAGDRRGNGRREADQDAGHSTSTASRSQQHGTHHHNTRSSGRHPQHPHNASQNGGSSGTRVRGIANPTSVQHADRAARRAPNVRSPIQTRSSSHLRGSRALAASSLTEPSVQLQPRAKAAQGKKNSRELASVSGNNSAVQPGTSKGTEMRQRPGTAQGRNPTSSRPPKSSGPYHGKQDNKRKAVPHRGTARPAERKTARKAGRGTANKGGTARSGGRKSTASASVATTQAKGKKRTANQAFGGADRQARAKATVAKKGTKKPTTVETAKKQVERPTTTGTTKKQKIAVEPDCCPICLSELTTQQLAHPDVCRHVFCLQCLQTWQQRKNTCPIDNKEFQTLQLCSQDGKDIMPVVKNKNNGVVPVGIPPYNPLPPAQNRGEIRNPRDRHDEQSGYNSPGDWGYDGGLEDSSESWDDDQMGIRIEIRDGSEREGYDDQRDSVSDWSELNMDHHDDSGERNQRDESWDDDTGTLGDYLPEVLGIEISSGSERRDNDDRGGDSDWSEATMYDVSVLGNSYQRVESWDGGQESWDDRQGSWDDRQGSWDDRQGSWEDGQGVWDDGHDSWDYEESLILEADLDRADDWDSAYPDASAYADDWGPASAYRGAHWSSEQRHLGNAQADWASRYEHWAAQQAQIWNGYNYGNGYYQQGHWWSDSSTSSSDDS
- the LOC136429890 gene encoding serine/arginine-rich splicing factor 3-like — protein: MSRYGRDPRDQCPLDCKVYVGDLGTRGNERELRDIFSYYGPLRNVWVARNPPGFAFVEFEDPRDAKDAVKHLDRREICGAPARVEMSTGGGRRSRYGPPPPYYRRPFDPLDRCYECGERGHYARDCYRYRRRSRSRSRDGSRSRDRRRRTRSRSRSRSRDRRRSYSRSRSRSPSRSRSRSRSRSRRSRSRSHTPRSRSGSRRESRSRSRTPEKRRESRSASRGRSASPDKLKENGVEDVQKENDD